A part of Bacillus rossius redtenbacheri isolate Brsri chromosome 1, Brsri_v3, whole genome shotgun sequence genomic DNA contains:
- the LOC134528313 gene encoding ciliogenesis-associated TTC17-interacting protein-like isoform X1: MECETLVSKTDAQQLCFNEELQIVSEEEELLVVGSFRLSVEEMDVPDRLLVHISSEMRTKETESKTSSTSIVDFNLATWDEKRVSRVRCRKLVRNQSLYLGRCGETLHCAATVDDVRQATSYPVADVPDLLGDGAYIVMLRFIVLEGFQGDIKTSMITLNGQKVSCQYTAKEQDVLINGKNIPVAVVVCKAVIDEKEQVTVTTLNMKGRLMEHKWVSTPYKIKPSPKSKTVDAWQEDEQMMSLYLDHLNRKRFDIRSYLTRNPEIRAILADIMTKAVMLQPPDVATFMREQLCALGRKQPAVITDVTPGNQLDEQDKNQDVEQ, from the exons ATGGAATGTGAAACCCTAGTGAGTAAGACTGATGCACAGCAGCTATGCTTCAACGAAGAATTGCAAATAGTATCGGAGGAAGAAGAGTTGCTTGTCGTGGGATCATTCCGTCTCAGTGTGGAGGAAATGGATGTACCCGACAGGCTGCTGGTTCATATATCTTCCGAG ATGAGAACTAAGGAAACGGAAAGCAAGACGTCGAGCACAAGCATCGTGGACTTCAACCTGGCCACGTGGGACGAGAAGCGAGTGAGCAGAGTGAGGTGCCGGAAGCTGGTCAGGAACCAGAGCCTGTATTTGGGACGCTGCGGGGAGACGCTGCACTGTGCGGCTACTGTCGACGATGTGCGACAAGCCACCAGCTATCCCGTGGCAGATGTCCCGGACTTGTTGGGAGACGGTGCTTACATTGTGATGCTGCGGTTCATTGTGCTAGAAGGTTTCCAA GGAGATATTAAAACTTCAATGATTACATTGAATGGACAAAAGGTTTCTTGTCAGTACACTGCTAAAGAACAAGATGTACTCATTAATGGGAAGAACATTCCTGTTGCTGTGGTTGTCTGTAAGGCTGTCATCGATGAGAAAGAACAG GTGACAGTAACAACACTGAATATGAAAGGCAGATTAATGGAACACAAGTGGGTTTCTACACCCTATAAAATCAAGCCAAGTCCTAAATCAAAAACTGTTGATGCTTGGCAAGAAGATGAACAAATGATGTCGCTGTACCTGGACCACCTAAATCGAAAACGATTCGATATCAG ATCATATCTGACTCGCAATCCAGAAATTCGAGCCATCCTAGCAGATATCATGACCAAAGCAGTAATGCTACAACCGCCTGACGTTGCAACATTCATGAGAGAACAACTGTGTGCGCTGGGAAGGAAGCAACCAGCTGTGATTACAGATGTGACTCCAGGCAACCAATTGGACGAACAAGACAAAAACCAAGATGTTGAACAATAA
- the LOC134528313 gene encoding ciliogenesis-associated TTC17-interacting protein-like isoform X2, protein MRTKETESKTSSTSIVDFNLATWDEKRVSRVRCRKLVRNQSLYLGRCGETLHCAATVDDVRQATSYPVADVPDLLGDGAYIVMLRFIVLEGFQGDIKTSMITLNGQKVSCQYTAKEQDVLINGKNIPVAVVVCKAVIDEKEQVTVTTLNMKGRLMEHKWVSTPYKIKPSPKSKTVDAWQEDEQMMSLYLDHLNRKRFDIRSYLTRNPEIRAILADIMTKAVMLQPPDVATFMREQLCALGRKQPAVITDVTPGNQLDEQDKNQDVEQ, encoded by the exons ATGAGAACTAAGGAAACGGAAAGCAAGACGTCGAGCACAAGCATCGTGGACTTCAACCTGGCCACGTGGGACGAGAAGCGAGTGAGCAGAGTGAGGTGCCGGAAGCTGGTCAGGAACCAGAGCCTGTATTTGGGACGCTGCGGGGAGACGCTGCACTGTGCGGCTACTGTCGACGATGTGCGACAAGCCACCAGCTATCCCGTGGCAGATGTCCCGGACTTGTTGGGAGACGGTGCTTACATTGTGATGCTGCGGTTCATTGTGCTAGAAGGTTTCCAA GGAGATATTAAAACTTCAATGATTACATTGAATGGACAAAAGGTTTCTTGTCAGTACACTGCTAAAGAACAAGATGTACTCATTAATGGGAAGAACATTCCTGTTGCTGTGGTTGTCTGTAAGGCTGTCATCGATGAGAAAGAACAG GTGACAGTAACAACACTGAATATGAAAGGCAGATTAATGGAACACAAGTGGGTTTCTACACCCTATAAAATCAAGCCAAGTCCTAAATCAAAAACTGTTGATGCTTGGCAAGAAGATGAACAAATGATGTCGCTGTACCTGGACCACCTAAATCGAAAACGATTCGATATCAG ATCATATCTGACTCGCAATCCAGAAATTCGAGCCATCCTAGCAGATATCATGACCAAAGCAGTAATGCTACAACCGCCTGACGTTGCAACATTCATGAGAGAACAACTGTGTGCGCTGGGAAGGAAGCAACCAGCTGTGATTACAGATGTGACTCCAGGCAACCAATTGGACGAACAAGACAAAAACCAAGATGTTGAACAATAA
- the LOC134528312 gene encoding ceramide synthase 5-like has translation MMGVQSFLDKFWSPAVWLPPNVTWEDLEPTADRPYADYRHLVFPLPMAVAMWLLRCLLEKHVFSHIGTRLGIRRQNSRVPEPNAALEKVYSVTKRPSSKEMNGLCKQLDMTERKIDRWFRLRNAQDRPSTLVKFCESAWRCLYYSSSFLFGLCCLWDKPWLADIDDCWRDYPFQPVTGDCWWYYMVSLAFYWSLTISQFTDVHRKDFWQMFVHHLTTISLLSLSWVCNAHRIGTLVLLVHDCADILLELTKMAKYAGRQLACNLLFVLFALLWVATRVGVYPFWILHSTTIGAEEFVHMFPAYYIFNSLLFVLLFLHVIWTCIILKLACKFAFAGQVERDLRSSSEGTGEEEDFNSENCTKNSS, from the exons ATGATGGGAGTGCAGTCTTTCTTGGACAAATTCTGGAGCCCCGCGGTGTGGCTCCCTCCGAACGTCACCTGGGAGGACCTGGAGCCCACCGCGGACCGGCCCTACGCCGACTACAGGCACCTCGTGTTTCCTCTGCCGATGGCAGTCGCGATGTGGCTGCTGAGGTGTCTGCTGGAGAAACACGTCTTCTCCCACATCGGGACACGCCTGGGGATAAGGCGCCAGAACAGCAGAGTGCCAGAGCCAAACGCTGCCTTGGAGAAAGTGTACTCCGTGACGAAAAGGCCCAGCAGCAAGGAAATGAACGGACTGTGCAAACAGCTCGATATGACGGAAAGAAAGATAGATAGGTGGTTCCGTCTACGTAACGCACAG GATCGACCGTCCACCCTGGTGAAGTTCTGTGAGAGTGCGTGGCGCTGCCTCTACTACTCCTCGTCGTTCCTGTTCGGACTGTGCTGTCTGTGGGACAAGCCTTGGCTGGCGGACATCGACGACTGCTGGCGGGACTACCCCTTCCAGCCGGTGACCGGGGACTGCTGGTGGTACTACATGGTCTCCCTGGCGTTCTACTGGTCGCTCACCATATCGCAGTTCACCGACGTGCACCGCAAGGACTTCTGGCAGATGTTCGTGCACCACCTCACCACCATCAGCCTGCTGTCCCTGTCGTGGGTGTGCAACGCGCACCGCATCGGCACGCTGGTCCTGCTCGTGCACGACTGCGCAGACATCCTGCTTGAGCTGACCAAGATGGCCAAGTACGCCGGCCGCCAGCTGGCCTGCAACCTCCTGTTCGTGCTGTTCGCGCTGCTGTGGGTCGCCACCCGCGTCGGCGTCTACCCCTTCTGGATCCTGCACAGCACCACCATCGGCGCGGAGGAGTTCGTGCACATGTTCCCCGCCTACTACATCTTCAACTCCCTGCTGTTCGTGCTGCTCTTCCTGCACGTCATATGGACGTGCATCATCCTGAAGCTGGCGTGCAAGTTCGCGTTTGCGGGTCAGGTGGAGCGGGACCTGCGCAGCTCCAGCGAGGGCACGGGGGAGGAGGAGGATTTCAACTCCGAAAACTGCACCAAAAATAGTTCCTAG